Proteins encoded by one window of Cheilinus undulatus linkage group 13, ASM1832078v1, whole genome shotgun sequence:
- the stap2a gene encoding signal-transducing adaptor protein 2a, which yields MAAAPVRQRSGPGGPRAQLPPCYYEGYLEKRGPKEKASRRLWTCLCGNSLYFFNNAKDAHYVEKLDLSGFVSLKDDCSRDRNLEAARLILRMKDGETKLTAPNLESRELWKGFLYSVIDLNVPSCLTLLPGQLQMLKEVVDKERSRRRTRTPTRAPPSPLSVPLVGEIPPCFRPVSRTEAEVLLERHPDCGNMLLRPGRDGCSLAVTTRQDLNGSVFRHYRVTQRDQGGYVIDVENPIPCATLHEVIDALVEKTAGTLQPFLLEEPYEENITYVSANDENGERILHTAPTSPLPKAPALPPKQDRWCSSPLSRSPAPDRRILTSSVPASPTNPMRRLILSPSPLAQTLNEELKMKLEKRRASQE from the exons ATGGCGGCTGCACCCGTCAGGCAGCGCTCCGGGCCGGGGGGACCCCGAGCGCAGCTTCCGCCCTGCTACTACGAAGGCTACCTGGAGAAGCGAGGACCGAAAGAAAAG GCATCCAGGCGACTGTGGACATGTCTGTGTGGGAATTCTTTGTATTTCTTCAATAACGCCAAGGATGCTCAT TATGTAGAGAAGCTGGACCTCAGTGGATTTGTGTCACTGAAAGACGACTGCAGCCGGGACAGGAACCTGGAAGCAGCCAGACTCATCCTGCGCATGAAGGATGGAGAAACCAAACTCACT GCACCAAACTTGGAATCAAGGGAGCTGTGGAAAGGTTTCCTCTACTCCGTCATAGAT CTAAACGTCCCGTCCTGTCTCACGTTGCTGCCAGGCCAGCTGCAGATGCTGAAGGAGGTGGTGGATAAAGAGAGGTCCAGGCGGAGAACTCGCACCCCAACACGTGCTCCACCCTCGCCCCTCTCTGTGCCTTTAGTGGGCGAGATCCCACC GTGTTTTCGGCCAGTGTCTCGAACAGAAGCTGAAGTCCTCTTAGAGAGACATCCAGACTGTGGGAACATGCTGCTCCGTCCAGGCAGAGATGGGTGTTCGCTGGCTGTCACGACTCGACAGGACCTGAATGG GTCAGTGTTCAGACATTATAGAGTAACTCAGAGGGATCAGGGCGGCTACGTGATTGATGTGGAAAATCCT ATCCCTTGTGCTACACTTCATGAAGTTATTGATGCTCTTGTGGAAAAGACAGCGGGAACTCTACAACCATTCCTCTTGGAGGAGCCTTATGAAGAGAATATCA CATACGTTTCTGCCAATGATGAGAATGGAGAAAGGATCCTCCACACCGCCCCCACCAGCCCCCTGCCAAAGGCTCCTGCCCTGCCCCCAAAACAAG ATCGCTGGTGCAGCAGCCCCCTGTCCAGATCCCCTGCCCCTGACCGTCGCATTCTGACCTCATCAGTGCCAGCCTCACCCACCAACCCAATGAGACGCCTCATCCTCTCCCCATCACCTCTCGCACAGA CACTCAATGAGGAACTCAAAATGAAGCTGGAGAAGAGACGGGCCAGTCAGGAGTGA
- the LOC121520339 gene encoding endophilin-A2-like isoform X1, whose translation MSVAGLKKQFYKASQMVSEKVGGAEGTKLDEDFRDLERRADVTSRAVVEVINKTSEYLQPNPATRAKLSMLNTVSKIRGQVMSPGYPQPEGLLGECMTKYGRDMGEDSNFGGALVDIGESMKRLAEVKDSLDIDVKQNFIDPLQAVAEKDVKDIQHHLKKLEGRRLDYDYKKKRQGKIPDEELRQALEKFHESKDMAECSMHNLLETDVEQVSQLSSLVESLLQYHKQASQVLEELSEKLRERVNEAQSRPRREYTPKPRPVFDYGDSEQSNGGYSPAASSPPAYSSAPAQYPGPSFQRSSIKNKAREPCCKALYDFDPENDGELGFHEGDVITLVSRIDENWFEGSLRGKSGYFPNNYVEVMVPLP comes from the exons ATGTCGGTCGCAGGACTAAAGAAGCAATTTTACAAAGCGAGTCAG ATGGTGAGTGAGAAAGTTGGAGGTGCAGAGGGAACCAAACTGGATGAAGACTTCAGAGACCTTGAGAGG AGAGCAGATGTGACCAGCAGGGCAGTGGTGGaagttataaataaaacatcagaatACCTCCAGCCCAATCCAGCAACAAGAGCCAAGCTTTCCATGCTCAACACAGTGTCCAAAATCCGTGGGCAGGTGATGAGTCCTGGCTACCCCCAGCCTGAAGGCCTCCTGGGGGAATGCATGACCAAGTATGGACGGGACATGGGCGAGGACTCTAACTttg GTGGGGCTTTAGTGGACATTGGGGAGTCGATGAAGAGGCTGGCAGAGGTCAAGGACTCTCTGGATATTGATGTAAAGCAGAACTTTATTGACCCACTGCAGGCAGTTGCCGAGAAGGATGTCAAAGACATTCAG CACCACCTTAAGAAGCTGGAGGGCCGCCGACTGGACTACGATTACAAAAAGAAACGTCAAGGAAAAATCCCAGACGAAGAGCTCAGGCAGGCCCTGGAGAAGTTTCATGAGTCCAAAGACATGGCTGAATGCTCCATGCACAACCTGCTTGAAACAGAT GTGGAGCAGGTGAGTCAGCTGTCTTCTTTGGTGGAGTCTCTGCTGCAGTACCACAAACAGGCCTCACAGGTCCTGGAGGAGCTTTCTGAAAAACTGAGGGAAAG GGTGAATGAGGCTCAGTCTCGGCCAAGACGTGAGTACACACCCAAGCCAAGACCAGTTTTCGACTATGGCGATTCGGAACAATCTAACGGAGGATACTCACCAGCTGCTTCAAGCCCTCCAGCTTACTCTTCTG CTCCTGCTCAATATCCTGGTCCATCCTTCCAACGATCCTCCATCAAGAACAAAGCGC GTGAGCCGTGTTGCAAAGCCCTGTACGACTTTGACCCTGAGAACGACGGAGAGCTGGGCTTCCACGAGGGCGACGTCATCACTTTGGTCAGTCGGATCGATGAGAACTGGTTTGAAGGAAGCCTTCGGGGCAAATCCGGATACTTCCCCAACAACTATGTTGAAGTTATGGTGCCTCTGCCATAA
- the LOC121520339 gene encoding endophilin-A2-like isoform X2 — translation MSVAGLKKQFYKASQMVSEKVGGAEGTKLDEDFRDLERRADVTSRAVVEVINKTSEYLQPNPATRAKLSMLNTVSKIRGQVMSPGYPQPEGLLGECMTKYGRDMGEDSNFGGALVDIGESMKRLAEVKDSLDIDVKQNFIDPLQAVAEKDVKDIQHHLKKLEGRRLDYDYKKKRQGKIPDEELRQALEKFHESKDMAECSMHNLLETDVEQVSQLSSLVESLLQYHKQASQVLEELSEKLRERVNEAQSRPRREYTPKPRPVFDYGDSEQSNGGYSPAASSPPAYSSGEPCCKALYDFDPENDGELGFHEGDVITLVSRIDENWFEGSLRGKSGYFPNNYVEVMVPLP, via the exons ATGTCGGTCGCAGGACTAAAGAAGCAATTTTACAAAGCGAGTCAG ATGGTGAGTGAGAAAGTTGGAGGTGCAGAGGGAACCAAACTGGATGAAGACTTCAGAGACCTTGAGAGG AGAGCAGATGTGACCAGCAGGGCAGTGGTGGaagttataaataaaacatcagaatACCTCCAGCCCAATCCAGCAACAAGAGCCAAGCTTTCCATGCTCAACACAGTGTCCAAAATCCGTGGGCAGGTGATGAGTCCTGGCTACCCCCAGCCTGAAGGCCTCCTGGGGGAATGCATGACCAAGTATGGACGGGACATGGGCGAGGACTCTAACTttg GTGGGGCTTTAGTGGACATTGGGGAGTCGATGAAGAGGCTGGCAGAGGTCAAGGACTCTCTGGATATTGATGTAAAGCAGAACTTTATTGACCCACTGCAGGCAGTTGCCGAGAAGGATGTCAAAGACATTCAG CACCACCTTAAGAAGCTGGAGGGCCGCCGACTGGACTACGATTACAAAAAGAAACGTCAAGGAAAAATCCCAGACGAAGAGCTCAGGCAGGCCCTGGAGAAGTTTCATGAGTCCAAAGACATGGCTGAATGCTCCATGCACAACCTGCTTGAAACAGAT GTGGAGCAGGTGAGTCAGCTGTCTTCTTTGGTGGAGTCTCTGCTGCAGTACCACAAACAGGCCTCACAGGTCCTGGAGGAGCTTTCTGAAAAACTGAGGGAAAG GGTGAATGAGGCTCAGTCTCGGCCAAGACGTGAGTACACACCCAAGCCAAGACCAGTTTTCGACTATGGCGATTCGGAACAATCTAACGGAGGATACTCACCAGCTGCTTCAAGCCCTCCAGCTTACTCTTCTG GTGAGCCGTGTTGCAAAGCCCTGTACGACTTTGACCCTGAGAACGACGGAGAGCTGGGCTTCCACGAGGGCGACGTCATCACTTTGGTCAGTCGGATCGATGAGAACTGGTTTGAAGGAAGCCTTCGGGGCAAATCCGGATACTTCCCCAACAACTATGTTGAAGTTATGGTGCCTCTGCCATAA